The following DNA comes from Macrobrachium rosenbergii isolate ZJJX-2024 chromosome 5, ASM4041242v1, whole genome shotgun sequence.
tcgggcttttccgtcgtTGTCAAGAACGGAACAAGCCTTAGAAAAGATTCAGAGCTTCTTAAGGAAAcgaacatgctcggtgagggaatggatgagtctgctggggaccctttcctctctagaGCAGTTTGTCTCCTTGGGGAGACTGAATCTTCGCCCGTTACAGTTCCATctcaatcggaactgggacaagggaAAAGAATTGGAGACGAAGTGTATCCCCATCTCGAATCCTGTGAGGCAATATCTAAAATGGTGGAACGACCCCATCAAGCTATGAGAGGGCCTTTCCctaaaacagaggaacccagacctagtgttgttctccgacgcatcGGACTCAGGATGGGGAGCGACTCTGGGAATCAACGAAGTCTCGGGCTCTTGGACCAAACAGCAAGAGTCTTGGCATATCAATCAGAAGGAACTAACAGCgatccttctagctctcaaagaatacgaacaggtagtaaaaaacaaagtggtgcaggtcaactccgacaacacaacAGCGCTGGCCTACaccagcaaacaagggggcactcactccaaatctctatacgagacaacaagaAAGCTTCTTCTCTGGGCGAAGGAGAAGAATGTGATACTACTAACCCACTTTATTCAAGGGCAGAgaaatgtaagagcagacatgctgagcaggaagaatcaagtccTGTCCACAGAATGGATGCTACATCAGGACGTCTGCAAGAGCATGTGGCTGATTTGGGGGCGACCGTGCATAGACCTTTTCGCCACAGCACGGACGAAGAGGATAGAAACTTATTGTTCCCCCGTTCCGGATCCCGAGGCTGCTTGCATAGACGCGTTCCTCATGAACTGGTCAAACTTGGACGTTTACGCATTCCCACCTTTCAAAATAATCCACAAAGTATTACTGAAGTTCGTGTCGCACGAGGGCACCAGAATGACTCTAGTCGCTCCTTACTGGCcaacaagagattggttcacagaggtactggaatggatagtagacaCTCCGAGAGAACTTCCGctaagagtagatctactcaaacaaccccacttgcaaaggtatcaccaaaacctccaagcgctacacatgactgccttcagactatcgaaaaactcgcaAGAGCTAGAGGCTTTTTGAAGGAGGCAGCTAGCGCgatcgcaagagcaaggaggtcttccaccattaaggtataccaatccaagtgggaaatTTTTAGAGGATGGTGTAGAAACAACTCTGTATCCTCtaccagtacctctgtgactcagatagcagacttccttcttcatcttaggAATAACCTTAGATTTTCAACTTCAACCATTAAAGGATATAGAAGTATGTTAGCatcggtctttagacacagaAACTTAGACCTTTCTAACAATAAGGACCTCCAAGACCTTCTCAGATCCTTCGATACATCTAAGGAGAGGGTACAAGAATCACCGgcttggaacctagacgtggtcctgaggttcctcacgAGTGATAGGTTCGAACCTTTACAAAAGGCATCCTTAAAAGATCTCACTATGAAAACCCTTTTTCTAGTCAGTTTAGCTACTGCAAAacgagtaagtgagattcatgctttTAACAAAACTATAGGTTTTagacaaggcaaagcagtttGCTCACTTCGACTAGATTTTCTGGCAAAAATGAACGTCCATCTCAACCTTGGCCCAAAGCATTTGAGATTCCTAACCTGACGGATGTCACAGGTGAGGAAATAGAAAGAACTCTGTGTCCAGTAAGAGCTCTAAAATATTATCTAGAAAGGACAAAAGACTTACGGGGggattcagaagggctttggtgctctgtcaaaaaACCCTCTTTACAaatgtctaagaatgctctgtccTTTTTTATCAGACAATTAATAAAAGATGCTCATTCGGGATGTAGGGAAGCGGACCACAAAATTCTAAAAGTTAAAGCACACGAGGTCAGAGCGGTAGCAACCTCTGTGGCTTTTAAACAAAATAGGTCCCTCCAGAGTATCTTGGATACGACCTTCTGGAGGAGCAAGTTTGTTTTTGCCTCACATTACCTTAAACAGGTACAGACTGTTTATGAAGACTGTTACACACTGGGTCCTTTTGTAGCTGCAAATTCAGTAGTGAGAAAAGGAgctacccctacaatcccataacccaataccctttttcttcctTGGAACTAAgatgttgtttttggttgtttgcAAAGTCTGGACGCAGTCTTCCATAAGTCATTAGCAgacagttttttaaataatatcatttACTTCAGTTCTCTTAGTCAGAtggtcattttgttccttggtagcgccGGAATAAGGGTATTaaaaggaggtctagtcacatagaggttatacaccggttgacagcccctagagatttttcagccccctgggtggatcgctggatctcttaaggaatgcagacataatgaggcaggaaaacaatgaagtcagcttccttaacaggtaggaacctttagttggttttgcaaaattttagtatttcaattccaacgatgttggctgtctctgaccctccaccaaaggtgtcaatcagctatatatataactaccaggtcagttagatgtttgaaaatgttattttcataataaaataaatttttgaacatacttacctggtagttatatataattaaattccctccctcctcccctctagagactaggggcatggaagatctgaggaatatgtagaatggttccagttacctgggcagagggcgcacaggtggaccACTTGACTACCCGATCGgtgattgccgcgagtttttgaaattctgccgtcgcatcagggacttaagctatatatataactaccaggtaagtatgttcaaaaatttattttattatgaaaataacttgttaagctcattctgggttGGGCCCCGGAATAAGCATAACAGatttacgatctctctctctctctctctctctctctctctctctctctctctctctctctctctctctctctctctctctctctctctctctctttaagggtaatgtaatatgtatgtgaaatgatattattgtaaagtgtttttggatggtAGAGCATACTGTGCAATATCTAAAacatttgctaattatttttgttttatttaccagtaaaagcagactggaaaataaaataaaaataattagtgaacattttagatattgtacagtatgctctatgatccaaaaacactttacagtaatataatttcagatagatcttacattacccttaaaaagagagagagagagagagagagagagaatcataaagcTGTTATGCTCATCCTGGGGCCCAACCTGGAATGAGCCTAACagatacagtagtacagtataaatactcTGTCGATCatttttgtcagaaaaatttgtactatttagtcacaaacacaatatgaaaaaataaggtaattagtgaataaacagtgttgcactaggaaaaaagcaaattagtgataattttgtttttccagtgTAAAAGGAAAACGGGACAACTTCAGTACTATGAGAGAAAACTgctatgcttatgtatacagtacaggtaacttgattagttgtcaaacattctgtaagacagatttatttaatttgtattaaacattttatagatattttgctgtgcttacattaatgttaatattttagaattagtaaataattattataagcattttagggggcatatatacttaagagtaacagttgcaAAAGATGACTTAAGGTGTTTTGgaatgatggtttggggtgtagtTTTGCTATAACTGATATTAAATTGATTTAGTAAATTTAACCCgtaagggatgggctaaatatatatcaagtacatccccagaccaggcaaattttaaggttggccaatttaagaaaaaacacatcaatgaaaagaggaagatatgcaaatgcatgtGATGTAAGAACAAGAATTCTAACAATATTTCCCTACATTCCATGAGAAGTTGAAattgactatttacaaccctgtgtggggcctcttacaagacattcatgaaaaaatgttaattttgccacgttctgcatgtttttctaataatttattttgtaaaattataattacagctcacactatcataacagataactaaaatcagtaacaaattctgagtatcgtatatctgttgtaaaatatttacgagatttactaagatggggagatgcagtaactttttgtgaggtatacatttttttttaatatttctttgcactttttgcaaaattacagttatagctgacatactatcataaaagataagaactaaaaccaacagcaatccctgggtatatatatgagcaaataaataaaaagacgtcctggAGCTGCAAAGAGGCAGTACATCCTCTTATgcaatctcaaggcatactgtcCGATATCTCTCCCATGCCGAGGTAataagttgccataagtcatttatggaccattgaagtgctatgaacctctttcctgctaaattcattcaaacagtatGGCACGtattattaatactcatatgaggaatcccgtccatcacccaaaacctgttatagatacagTACTCATATAaggattcccatccattaagggttaaggtatatttttgtatgaactattaaattaggcagtgaacttttaaaatagaaagtTATCAGCGTTTTAGTTTAAGGAGTACAgagtatttggcagttataagcatttttagaggggattttgcatttccaagGATGTTTAATTTCCacggtgggttctggaacctatccccgtgAAAAAGTTGGGGAGCACTGTATCAGAGAAGCAGTTTGAGGCTCAAGGAACCGAAGCTAAACAGGAAATTCCCAGTGTTCTTACCTCCAGTGCCAGACCCCTGAGCTGCATTTGAAGACACCTCCCAACACTCTTGGCACAACCTTGATATCTGTATAGCTTTTCTGCCATTCTGCTTGATCTGTCAAGTGATCAACCAAGTACTCATCACTAATGGTCTCAGGATGATCTGGTGGCCTCTCAGCCACaagtatacataaacataaaacacttCTCATTCAGTCCCATCAATTAAATACTAATTTCCTCCTTCCAATCTCATTGTTTTTGCTGTCAGATGTAGTCTAAGTGAAACTATGGGGAAGATATTTTCTATATACGGACATTATTTACTGTTCTGCTCAGCAAACGTATGGAAAGTGAATgtcatagaaattaattttttgtataatgttCACCACTTGCTTTAGTAATAATTGAATTAACCATGCAGGTACCTAGAAAAGTAATCGAAGTTTCCAGTCAAATGACtattacagtaatgtacagtaaTAAATGACCTTGGTGAATACCAAAAATTGCCAGTACCCATGATTTTGTGTCTGCTTCAAGTAGGTTAtacaaggaaatattttcttggaGTAATTAGTTTCAGCTTTTAGTAATTTGTGGTTTAGTTAGATTATACATGTTCTTGATGAATTGCAAATCATGGTATTTTGAAATTCTTCCAGGGATGGAACTTTTCTACAGACGACATGAAGTCTGATGCTCAGTCCTTGTTTGGATGCTGTGGTTACAAAAATCAGTCTGCAGAACATCCCAGTTGTATGCAGGTCAGAAAATATAACTGTGTAATTTTGAAATAGTTATTCATCAGTTTGTCTGTGACTGATTCTTAATGTTAGGAGAGAAAATTTTAATTGCTGATTTACCTAgttcattaatgtatttttaggaTGTATGTGATTATACCCAGTTTCTTAATGTATTGTCaggatattattaattattgatacccaattctgtaatgtttgttcagggcatttatttttattgatgaccAGTTTCCTAATGTATTCTCTGGATATTATGATTTATACCAGCTTTGAATttgattcatataaaatttatatatttctcatttgccACAGGTGATCAATAAGACTACAGGAAAAACCTGTTGTCCTCTCGCACAGAATGAAACACTTTGTTGTCACGGTGATCACTGTGAATGCTCTACCTGTGATGTAGCAGTCCAAGATGCCATGCAGAGAGGGTTCAACCTTGTTGGTGGAGTTGgcttatttttctcctttacagAGGTTTGTAATGACTTTAGCAGACCGTCTTTTTATGTAAAGTGTGTGAAGTTCTCGTGTATTGGCAAGACTAATAGACTAGGTAgctgtattctgtattttatctattttaaagaaatgaaagacccATAATATTTTAAGAAGAGTAACTCATTTCTGTAGATTGGCTATCAAGGAAATATAACCTGGTGTGAAAACTAAAGATATTTAGCTCAGTGGTATAGGGAGATACTGTATTAGCTTAGTGGTaggtttaaattatttttataactaacTCCTTTAGGATCTAGTGTTTTATAAACAATTCTGTTAATTCTATTGTAAACTCTGTGTGATCTTGCTAATTGTATCTCTGAGATACTTATCCTGTATAAGATGTAACATAGAGAATATAGGGCTTAGATTTTGAAGTACAGAACAATACTACTAATTTTAAATATGGTAATTTTTAGGTAAGATGAGAATCATGGATGAGTTTAGCTCCCATTGATGATAGGAACTTAACAGTATAACAAGCAACTACTAGATTTGAATCGTTTGAATTCATGATATTTGTAAGGCTCAAGTGTGTAATATACAATCACCCTAGATTAATGGCTTACTTTGATATTTAACACAATGTTTAATCTGATTTAGGATTTTACTCTTGCTGAATATGTTGTTTTCagcttataactttttctttGGTATGTTAACAATCATCACTGGAGTCATGGCATAATCACATATAAATGTTTTACAGTGCCACAGATGTTATTGTTGTAGTTTTTTTGTATGTTAGATGTCAAAGTTATTACGGTTAAAAATCTTCCATTAGTTTGTATAGTGTGTAGATTTAGCCATGGCAAAATATTCATACCAGATACAAATCCTCTATCATTCTTTTGCTATACTGCCTCGTAAAGTGAAGTGTTTGCTAAGGTTAGAAGTTTTATGGTGACATAAGAAGCTGTAAGTCTTTCTTCCAAGTTATTATCCTTTACAAGACCTCTGCTTGTATTTAGGGTCTTAACTGCAGTATGATGCAGCAGTATGGTTGTTAATTGTTCTTTGGTACCTTTAATCTCTTCATTTTTACACATTCTAGTTGAAGCTGTTAATGTAATTTTGTACTAATTTAAACTGGGTGGATATCACAGTACACTCAGTGGCACGGTGGGTTGTAGTAAGAATTCTTTGAAGTATTCCTCGGGCCAAAAGTAAAGGGCTTTCTCTCATTCACTTGTTCATCTCTTCCAGTGCAAATTTGCCTTGCTCTAATTTGTagttctcatttaagaacaaatcattTTGGCCAGTCTTATGAAATTCTGGAGATGTGCTTTCTAAGCACATTGTAACTCTTGAAAATGGAGGTGAATTGTATAGATGGCCGGGCATTGGTGACTTACTGATTAGTGTGGCCATAATTGAAagggtaacaataataatgacagccAGAATGAAGTGAAAAGTATTTGTTTGgatgctggtaaaaaaaaaaaaaaaattattaccttgTCAAGAAAACAAAGAAGGCATTTGATACATGGATAAGACTTGCTCTTAGTATACTGTACAGCTGAGATCTAGAAGCTATAAATGTTGATATTCATGGGATGGAGAATACTAAAGTTACAAAATGGGAGAAATGCTTTACAATTTTAGCACAGATAAGGATGTAAAAAGAACTGTGGTGTTCAGACATTGATACAGTGGAATacagtaaaaattataacaaaaattatcataaaggGGCATAAATGAAAACCAGAACTAGATAAAGGAAAAGGCAAAATGATGGTAAGACAGAGAATTTATGTGTAACCCTGTAAAAGGAAAACCTAATGGAACTGAGTACAGTAATGATGAATCGGGCAAGGATGCTAATGAGTGGAGACAGGACTTCTAACTTTGGAAGTAGTGAGTTACTCTTGCTTCATGTGTTTCTGTATTGCATGGACAGACACCAAAGTGGATTTATTATTTGCAAGTATTTCTGGTAGATCCCTATGTTGGGTtgtcacaattgatccctgatccccttttcctgccgagagcaaccagattttctgaacagcagcactaatatgcagtaaatgtgtctcattgccaaacttctcagtttcagaggtcctttattcctcacaccattggatcttggaacagtctccctgagtttgatgtgcaattggaacttcgaaaaGTCAAGTGAAGTTGCCATACTTTgttaccctaatgcaattctccttgcattttgatcatttgcgtacatttttatctgttaatttattaattgattttttcttttgtagttagtgagatctcttctttatatatttccctttacctcatgTTACTTCTTTTATATGAACactattctttgcaagcttgaatttcaaatcagtggcccctgtggacttgttccatatgaatagggttcatcttctgtataataataatattaataataattagtataataataataatgtatattgcTTGGCACACTGGAGATTATATTAAAGGTTGTTTACTCCTCAGCTGCGTTGATTTTTGCTAGTTACTTGCATTTGTCTTTGGTCTCTTTCAGAGCTGTCCAACTTGCTCGGTTTCCCTTGCTCTTGCTCTAATTTTCAGTTCTTTGAACAAATCCTTTAGCTGAGCCTTATGAGTCGACAGTAGAATTTTGACTTGGTTGTGGAATGGAGGTTGTTGTTGTTAACTTTATGATGAATTAAATTAAGTTGTTCAGATGTTTTGCTTTCTTCCTATTACTTTCATCTCTTTCCCCTAGTTTCTTGTTGAACAAGCCTTATAAAAGCCAATAAATGTGACTCTTTAGTCACATTGATAAACTTTTGAAGTGTGAATGGGAGTTCCCTCATCCCAACACCCCTTAGTAGTGACCATGGGACctttataaaaagaagaaagaaaacttctTTTACCTGTTTGTGACATTACACTACTTGGCAGTACAGCATAAGTAAaatagagatttttatttatggagtttaattaaattatttgtgtgtgatttttttttttttttttttttttttttttttagttaaataggACTGTAGATTGGAGAGAATTAAGATTTTCTCTTTGTGAATCAATCATGGTGGTGGCTTTCATTGGTATTgcctaaagaaatatttattttgatttatttaacatTGTCTATGATAACTTTGTCATTATGTGCTGTGGTTGCATTTTCACTTCTCTCTCACAaactattttcatgttttaatctAGATGTGCTCAATACAGTATATTGCTTTTGCACCCCTCAGTTCATTGGTGTATGGCTCACAGTGCGATACAGAAATCAGCGGGATCCCAGGGCTAATCCCTCTGCCTTCCTGTAGAGGGAGGCGACATAACTTCACTCCTCTTATATTCACTAACATATCAGGTAGCTTTGGGTTTCCGGtgtgcttttattttgttgtgtggTTTTGGCTTCATATAGTTGCATGTTTTTATGGGTGTCTCCATTAGCCCCAGTTATAAATCACTGAGAAGCTATTCTTATAGTAAGTAGTACTGTCATGATCTGTCATGTAGTGttgtaataaaaattgaaaagaatgCATTTTTTAATGTAGTAGTATGATACTGATGTAGATTCACGTACTTACCTTGCAACTTAGATGCTGTTCTTAGCACATTTTTTTGAAGTAGATACAGCTTGCAAAAATGGTTGATGTGTGAGTGAAAATAAACTTCTCTTTGGCTAACTTCTGAAAATTTTAaggtttggtaaaaaaaatacaaccaaGGTAGTGTATACTAGCACATAAGTAAATGGCATTGTTTTGAATTTGCATTAACATTAGGCTTAATTTTGTACATGAATAAAAGCCATTGTTTTGAATATGCGTTAACTTAGGCTTAATTTTCAACTTAAGATTAGAAGTGTTTTAGCTTGTTTGGTGACAATGCAACGGTGGCTTTGTtaatgatctttgttctttttttctttgcatgtttttatgtcactttcttttcattcctttcgtAACCTGTTTTAGATAAAGTTTGTCTGATGCAAAACACATTGATCATGTAAAGCCCTTAATTGTGGTCTGATTGTTTCTAGACATGCATATTCTGATGTCTTGCAGACAGCAGCAGAGTAGGTAAAAGCAACTATCATGCATGTGTGCCCCTGACTTATCTGTAGGTTGTAACTgtgttcttcattttttcatgagtCGCAGGACTGTCtttaatgtattgtttttattctgttaatcATCATCTACTGTAATCCTTTGTTCTGTTTTCATGTGAAAAATTGAGTAATCAGTAAGTCATTATTTAGAGGTTTTTGTCCTGCTTGCTTCATTTAAGTATTCTGGTTTATTTTTCTCTACTGTAAATTGAATTTGGCCTATCCTCTGTGTTGTGCATAATATGGTAAACTCTTTCATATCTGAGATTACACTAATATAATTTGTGTTTGTGGTGGTTTTGTTCTTTAACCACCACATGAGGTGGTAAGTAGCTGAAGGCAGGAGGTAAGTTTGTTGGATGTGTGTTTGTCTATTGTGTCTGAGTTGTGAATGTTATATTCactgaatttaatatttatttgtactatttttttatacagcaCTTGTATAGGTAACAGTTGGCTCTTTCCTACTGCCCCTAATTGGAATTGCTAATATTTGCTTGtgtaaatgtatactgtataatggaTCTACCAATATT
Coding sequences within:
- the Tsp97E gene encoding tetraspanin-13 isoform X2 codes for the protein MCGGFTCSKNSLLALNILYVVVSFILIGVAAAAKFASIVSSLTLVSGIITCGVFLLLISIVGLVGASKHHQVMLFFYMIVLFIIFIIQFSVACACLAINTNQQKTLADDGWNFSTDDMKSDAQSLFGCCGYKNQSAEHPSCMQVINKTTGKTCCPLAQNETLCCHGDHCECSTCDVAVQDAMQRGFNLVGGVGLFFSFTEFIGVWLTVRYRNQRDPRANPSAFL